One region of Sulfuriroseicoccus oceanibius genomic DNA includes:
- the ypfJ gene encoding KPN_02809 family neutral zinc metallopeptidase, which yields MRWKGRQASRNIEDRRGRGGRGKGMALGGMGTIIVVVIALLLGADPMTVLDMASQGQPPALEQSATTTPADDEAAQFAATVLGDTERVWGELFQQYGQQYRPTTMVYFTGNVRSGCGLASSGVGPFYCPADQKVYLDLSFFRELSDRFGAPGDFAQAYVIAHEVGHHIQHLLGISGMVHRARGKVSQAEYNELSVRLELQADFLAGVWAHHAHKRFDILEPGDLEEALNAADKIGDDTLQKRAKGYADQESFTHGTSAQRVRWFKLGFDTGDINGLTSGGLGDTFCKDQL from the coding sequence ATGCGATGGAAAGGACGTCAGGCGAGCAGAAACATTGAAGACCGCAGAGGCCGCGGCGGTCGAGGCAAAGGTATGGCTCTGGGAGGCATGGGCACCATAATCGTGGTGGTCATCGCCCTCCTGCTGGGCGCCGACCCGATGACCGTGCTCGACATGGCATCGCAAGGCCAGCCGCCCGCACTTGAGCAATCGGCGACCACCACCCCTGCCGACGACGAAGCCGCTCAGTTTGCCGCCACGGTCCTCGGCGACACGGAGCGCGTCTGGGGGGAATTGTTCCAGCAATATGGCCAACAGTATCGTCCCACCACGATGGTCTATTTCACGGGCAACGTGCGCTCTGGCTGCGGCCTGGCCTCGTCCGGGGTCGGCCCCTTCTATTGTCCGGCCGACCAAAAGGTTTACCTCGACCTCTCGTTCTTCCGAGAACTCAGTGACCGCTTCGGCGCGCCAGGCGACTTCGCCCAGGCCTACGTCATCGCCCACGAGGTAGGCCACCACATCCAACACCTCTTAGGGATCAGCGGCATGGTCCACCGCGCCCGCGGAAAAGTCAGCCAAGCCGAGTACAACGAACTCTCCGTCCGCCTCGAACTCCAAGCCGACTTCCTCGCCGGCGTCTGGGCCCACCACGCCCACAAGCGCTTCGATATCCTGGAACCCGGCGACCTCGAAGAAGCCCTCAACGCCGCCGACAAAATCGGCGACGACACATTGCAAAAACGCGCCAAGGGATACGCAGATCAGGAATCATTCACCCACGGCACGTCCGCCCAACGCGTGCGCTGGTTCAAGCTCGGCTTCGACACCGGCGACATCAATGGATTGACCAGCGGTGGACTCGGCGACACCTTCTGCAAGGATCAGCTCTAG
- the can gene encoding carbonate dehydratase has protein sequence MKSLINLFKNNRQWADGITGRDPEFFAKLYTQQAPEHLWIGCADSRVPANEITGLLPGELFVHRNIANQVVHSDLNCLSVIQFAVDVLKVKHIIVVGHYNCGGVKAAMNRERHGLVDNWLHHVVDVCKKHAKQLEKITDETDRADRLCELNVAEQVMNVAETTVITDAWARGQDLTIHGWVYDLRDGLLRDTGAFGSSADEVAAGYSEAVAPGKKAFPLERSV, from the coding sequence ATGAAGTCGCTGATCAACCTTTTCAAGAACAACCGCCAGTGGGCCGACGGCATCACCGGACGCGACCCAGAGTTCTTCGCCAAGCTCTACACCCAACAAGCCCCGGAACACCTCTGGATCGGCTGCGCTGACAGCCGCGTTCCCGCCAACGAGATCACCGGCCTGCTTCCCGGCGAACTCTTCGTTCACCGCAATATCGCCAACCAAGTCGTCCACTCGGACCTGAACTGTCTCTCGGTCATTCAGTTCGCCGTCGACGTGCTCAAGGTGAAACACATCATCGTCGTCGGCCACTATAACTGCGGCGGCGTCAAAGCAGCGATGAACCGCGAACGCCACGGCCTCGTCGACAACTGGCTCCACCACGTCGTCGATGTGTGCAAAAAACACGCCAAGCAGCTCGAAAAAATCACCGACGAAACCGACCGCGCCGACCGCCTGTGCGAACTCAATGTTGCCGAGCAGGTCATGAACGTCGCGGAAACGACCGTCATCACCGACGCCTGGGCCCGCGGTCAGGATCTCACCATCCACGGCTGGGTCTACGACCTTCGCGACGGACTTTTGCGCGACACCGGTGCCTTCGGATCGAGCGCGGATGAGGTCGCCGCTGGATACAGCGAAGCCGTCGCGCCAGGCAAAAAGGCATTCCCTCTTGAGCGCTCGGTGTAG
- a CDS encoding riboflavin synthase: MFTGIIEALGTVTAITSSEGGGRITVALDGFQAADLAEGESVAVNGCCLTVTTTDTDANTASFDLLAQTLKVTNLGGLKTGSIVNLERAMQLGERLSGHIVQGHVDTTAELVRAEPTGENDHLIELRLPEETILSVIDKGSICLDGISLTAAELDDERSLVRCFIIPHTWVRTRLHSLTPGERINVEFDVVGKWIARMTPAVG, encoded by the coding sequence ATGTTCACAGGAATCATTGAAGCACTCGGAACGGTCACCGCGATCACTTCATCCGAAGGAGGCGGCCGCATCACGGTAGCTCTCGATGGATTCCAAGCCGCCGATCTGGCGGAAGGTGAAAGCGTCGCGGTCAACGGCTGCTGCCTGACCGTCACCACCACCGACACCGACGCCAACACCGCGTCATTCGACCTGCTCGCCCAAACTTTGAAGGTCACCAACCTCGGCGGCCTCAAAACCGGCAGCATCGTCAACCTCGAGCGCGCCATGCAGCTCGGCGAACGCCTCAGCGGACACATCGTCCAAGGCCACGTCGACACCACGGCAGAACTCGTCCGCGCCGAACCCACCGGTGAAAACGACCACCTGATCGAATTGCGACTGCCCGAGGAAACCATCCTCAGCGTCATCGACAAAGGATCGATCTGCCTCGATGGCATCTCGCTTACCGCGGCGGAACTCGATGATGAACGCTCGCTCGTGCGCTGCTTCATCATCCCCCACACCTGGGTTCGCACACGCCTGCACAGCCTCACACCGGGCGAACGCATCAATGTTGAGTTCGACGTCGTAGGTAAATGGATAGCACGCATGACCCCTGCGGTCGGCTAA